Genomic DNA from Niabella ginsenosidivorans:
GCATCAATGTATATTTGTTATCCCATATACGTTCCTGCACCAATGAATTATTAAGATCTTTTATTGAGGTCATTACCGAACCGGCAGTTCCCCAGCGCCTGATGTTGAAATACCATTGCCCTTCACCGGCGAGCTCAATCCTTCTTTCATTTCTGATCAGCTCCCGTAATTTGTCTTTTGAGTTATAAACCGATGGATCTATTGCCGGCATGCCTGCCCTGTCTCTTATATTATTTAAAGCAGTATAAATGGTAGCGTCCGGGCCGCTAACTTCATTTTTTGCTTCAGCATAGGATAATAATATTTCTGCATACCGGATAATGGGAAAATCCTGTGCACCGTCCCATTCTGTGCTTGAATAGGCCGGGTTACAGCAGTCTGCAACCGCTGCATTGTAATCACCAAACCGCTGGCAGGGTAATTAAAGGTCTTTGTCAGTGCTGTTTCTAGCTTTTTTTGCAGCTTGGAACTATGCTTTTCTGGTGCATCTGAAATTATATTTCCTGCTTGCAGTATGGTTTGTATTTTCTGATAACCGTTCTTTTCCAAACGGGATTTCAATGCTGCTATTTTAATGGTGCGGCCGCCCGTTTATACCACGGAGCAGAATAATGTACTGCATTACAGATTGATTTGATCCGCTCAACAATAAAGGGAAACTGTTGTGCTCCAAACAGAGAGCTGCTGGTTGTGCATGTATGCTTTTAGGTTCATCTGTATCGCTGAAATCAAAGCCGGAAGCGAGGCTGCCTTACAGCCCCGTTTTCCCTTCTGCCCAGTAAGGCTCGGTAAGAATGTTTTTCAGGGTAATGCCCTTTTGTACCAATACCCTGCGAACGGCCTGGATAGACTTTGCACGCCCTGTAATATAAAAGGCAGCGTCCTTCCATTGTTGCCAAAAGGCAGCATCCATTGCTGCTATGCTTTCGGCTGCGTACCTTGCAGCCGGCTCATAATCTTTTTCAACTGTAACCGCCTGAAAGCCCAGCCGGTGCGTCCAGCTATGATGCGGCGGGTCCAGTTCTGCCAGGCAGTAACAGGTATGACCGCGTTTCATTGCTTCCCTTGTTATGCATTCCATTAATCCTACGGAGGTTTCGTCTCCAAAAACAAAATGCCTGGTAGCGGCTTCTTTGTATTTTATTTTCCCCCCCGGCCCCATTAACCGAGCCCTGCTTCCGACTTTGAGGGTTGCAGCCCAATTGCTGCCAACACCCCGGCCATGCAGATAGACCAGCATTTCACAGATGCCTTTTTCCCTATCAAAGGCAGATAGGGTATAGTGCCTGAAATCAGTATCGGTTACACGGAATTCGATCACATTTCCGGGAGCATACCGGGCCTTTGTAAAGTCTCCTTCCATGATCACTCTTTTTAAATCGGGGAAAAGATATTCGGTTCCTGTAACTTCTACAGGAATGATCATCCGGCTGAATACCGTTTCCATTGTATCACCAAGCCATTTGGGTATGCGGGGCATAGATCTTGTTTTAACTGATTTTTTGCAAAATTCAAAGAAACGAGGTATAATTCTTTACAGCACAGGGAGCCGGTTTCATACCAGCGGGATTTTCTTTTTCATTTTACTGCTATTAGGATAATTTTGCAAAGAAAGAAAACGGTTTCTTCTATGGCAATGAGCATTAGCGGAAATGGCAGTCAGTGGGTGGATATAGGTCTTGAAATGGATCTGTTCATTCCTGCTGTACCGCTTGTTATAGAGCGTACGGAGAAATACAGTTTTCCCTTTGGTGATGCCGCCGTTACGCAGATAGGGCTGCCGGATATTTATATTGTTTATGGCGATATTATTTTTAAGCGTTCCAGATTGCATTTCAGGGCTTTTGATGTGCCTGAAATGGTAGAGCTGCATTTTGCCCTTTCCGGAGGCGGCACTCTGTACAATGCGATTAATAACAAAAAGTATTCTTTCGCCCCGCTCATGCAGAACATGATCTATATGCCTTATCTAGACGGAACAGGTGATTATCGTTCCCATGAGAACTACCGCTTTTTTGAAGTACATTTTACAAAGGAGCGTTTTCTTTCGCTGGCTAAGGATTGCGGGCCGGTCCTCCAATTGTTTGCTGATGATATTGCTGCCGGGCGTTATGCGCAGCTGGCAGAGGAAAACCTGCCCATGAGCTTTGCCATGCACCACTGCATTCAGAGCATGATCAATTGTACCTATACCGGCGGGTTAAAGCTGCTGTTCCTGCAATCAAAGTGTATAGAGCTGCTGGTATTGCAGGCAGAGGCATTTGAGCAATCTGTTCATAAAAGGCAGAGCTCGGTTTTAAAATCTGCGCACGATAAAGAATGCATCTATAACGCAAGAGCATATCTGCTCCGGCATGCGGATGCGCCACCCTCGCTGTCAGAGCTGGCAAAGCTGTCCGGCACCAATGAATTCAAGCTCAAAAAAGGATTCAGGGAACTGTTTCATAACAGTGTATTCGGCTATCTGAACGATTACCGGTTAAGCCGCGCCCGGGAACTGTTATCATCAGGAAGCACTATTAAACAGGTTGCCGGGGATCTGGGCTATTCTTCAGTGCAGCATTTCAGTACCGCGTTTAAAAAAAAGTATGGTGTAACACCCGGCAGGTTGCAGGAATAGGCGGCCGGAATGCCCAGACATACCTGCCGATCTGGTTTAACAAATCCACAAAAAATTTGCGCAAGTATTTACTTGCGGTTATATTTGCAAGTAAATACTTGCATAAATGGAAGCGCGGCGAGATGTATTTCAGGCTATAGCAGACCCAACAAGGCGGGCCATCATTGGTTTGGTAGCAGAGCAGCCATTGAATGTAAACACGATTGCCGGAAAATTCCGGGTCACCCGTCAGGCCGTTTCGCTGCACGTGAAAATATTAACGGAGTGTGGGCTGATCGTGGTCAAACAACAGGGAAGGGAACGGTATTGCGAAGCCAGGCTGGAAAGGCTGAATGAAATTTCAGAATGGGTAGAACAGTATAAACAATTCTGGGAAAGCAAGCTGGACGCTCTGGAACAGTATTTATCTGGCATTCAAAAAACAAAGAAATATGCAAAACGAAAAAAATGATACCGCAGGCAGGGAACTGCGCATTTCCCGGTTGCTGGATGCACCGGTAGAGCTGGTCTGGGAGGTTTGGACGGATCCCGGGCATATCAAAAACTGGTGGGGCCCCGATGGCTTTACCAATACCATTACCAAAATGGAGCTACAGCCGGAAGGAGAATGGGACCTGATTATGCACGGGCCCGATGGAACGGATTATAAAAACAAAAGCGTGTTCAAAGAAGTGGTTAAGCATAAAAAGCTGGTGTATGAGCATATTTCCGGCCCAAGGTTCCTGGCAACCATCACTTTTGAAAGCCGTGGTAATAAAACATTTATTGAATGGCACATGCTGTTTGAGACCAAAGAAGTATTCATTCAAACCGTGAAAACATTTAAGGCAGATGAGGGCCTGAAACAAAATGTGGAAAGGCTGAACAGGTACCTTCAGCAAAAAACAGATGATCCTATATCCATCACGCAGGAGTTGAATGCCCCGGTTAATAAAGTGTGGTCTGCTATTACCAGCAGGGCGGAGATGATACAATGGTATTTTGAGATGATACCGGCATTTGAGCCCATTGTTGGTTTTGAAACAAGTTTTAACGTGCATACGCCGGACAATAAGGATTATCTGCATTTATGGAAAGTAACAGAAGTAATTCCCCAGAGGAGAATCGTTTATAACTGGAAATATAAAGGCAGCCCGGGCAGCTCATTTGTTGTTTGGGAACTGACGGCAAGTGACAACAAAACCATTCTTGAATTTTCCCATCACGGACAAAGCAGCTTTCCAAAGGACAACCCGGACTTTGCAAGAGAAAGTTGCGTTAAAGGCTGGGAGTATTTTATTAGCCAAAGGCTTAAAAAGTTTTTAGAGAACTAACGCACGGAATTTTGTATTCACCAATAAATATAGAATGTATGACAACACAAAAGACACCGGCAGCAGCAGCTCAAATGCTGATAAGAAAACCGGCCCCTGAGGTTTTCAATGCATTTGTAGATCCGGAGATTACAAAAAATTTCTGGTTTACAAAAGGCAGTGATAAACTGGAAACAGGAAAAAAAGTAACCTGGGAATGGGAAATGTATAACGTTATATGGACGGTGACTGCCACAGAAATGATCAAAGACGAAAAGATTATTCTGGATGAGTCCCCGGCACCTACAATGATTGAATTTAATTTTAGAACGGTAGGCGATGGTGCTACTTATGTAACCGTAAAACAATATGGCTTTACCGAAACCGGGGATGCATTGGTAGAAAAAATAAAAGGAGCAACCGGTGGCTGGACAACAGTACTGGATGGAGCTAAAATATTTTTAGAGCATCAGATTCATCCCAATTTTGTAGCCGACAAATTTCCAAAAGAAGCAGGCATTAATATTAAGGATTGATCGCCTGATAGCCCCTGCAGGGAGGGCTGAACAATGGCCTTGGCAAAAAAATGTATTGAAATGAAACAAATGACGCTGTTTTCCGTTGTGCTTGCTTTGACTTTAGCAGCGTATCAACGGAAGCGGAAAACAAAAGCGGCCGGGAACACATCAACCCGCAGTTTGAATTTTAAAAGTGGCTATTCAGAGGTGAATGGGCTGAAAATGTACTACGAGATCTATGGCCAGGGAAAGCCGCTGGTGCTGATCCACGGCGGCGGCTCTACCATACAAACATCCTTTGGCCGGCTTATTCCTTTTCTGGCAGCGCACCGGCAGGTAATAGGCGTTGAATTGCAGGCGCACGGGCGCACAGGTGACCGCAATACAAATCTGAGCTTTGAACAGGACGCCGCGGATGTTATAAAGCTGTTGGAGCATCTTAAAATACCAGGGGCCGATTTTTTAGGATTCAGCAATGGAGGGCAAACAGCAATAGAAATAGCCATTCATTATCCGGAAAAGGTCGGCAAGCTGATCCTGGCTTCTGCATTTTATAAAAGAAGCGCAGCTGCCCCTCAATTCTGGGAGGGCTTTGATCATGCTACGCTGAGCAATATGCCACAGGCGTTACAGGATGGGCAGCTGAAAGCAAACGGGAACGATACCGGCGCATTGCAAAACAGCTTTAATAAAGATGTGCAGCGGATGAAAACCTTTAAAGGATGGACTGATGACCAGATGCGGTCTGTAAAAGCAGCAACACTGGTCATTAATAGCAGCGAAGATGTAGGTTCCCCTGAAAGCGCTGTTGAAATGTACCGCATTATACCACATTGCGAGCTGGCTGTTTTCCCGGGTGGTCATGGTGCTTATCTGGGAGAAGTGACGTTCCCGGATACGGACAAACGGGTGCAGCCCGCAGCAACCAGGGTCATTGAAGATTTCCTCAATAAAAATTAATAAATACCATGCAACACGAACCCATTATTATAGAAAGAACGTACAACGCCCCTGTACAGGAAGTATGGGAGGCGCTGACCAATGCAGCCGCTTTGCGCCGGTGGTTTTTTGATGTTCCTGCTTTTGAAGCAAGAACCGGTTTTGAATTTGAGTTTCTGGATAAGGGGAAAGAGGGGGAAAGTTATCTGCACAAATGTGTGGTCACAGAAGTGGAGCCTTTCAGGAAACTGGCGTACAGCTGGCGTTATGAAGGCTTTGAAGGGCTTTCTCTGGTTACTTATGAATTGCAGCCCGATGGTAACAAAACGCACATTAAACTAACCCATTTCGGTTTGGAAACATTCCCTGCTTTAAAAGCTTTTGCAAAAGAAAATTTTACAGAAGGCTGGACAGCGCTGATCGGTACCTTATTAAAAGCGTATGTTGAAAAAGCAAGAGGTAAAGAACAATAAACCGGTCTGTTCTCAAAATGCATTTTGAACAGGAAACGCGCGCCCGGGCAAACGGGGTAGCTGATCCGCAAGCTATGCGATCTGTTGCTCCCCATCGGCAGATTTGTTGTCGATGTGATAGCCGAACAGGAAGCGCTCTTTAATAATGGCCGCTACTTCCGGAGGCACAAGGTCTTCCCATGCCTTGTTGCCTTCTTTGATCATCATTAGAACATTGTCTGTTTGTATTTGCAGATGGCGCTCATTATAATGTGTGATGTCTTCAATTTTATCATTAGCAATAAGGTAACGGTACAGGTCTATAAGATGGGGTGGCGGGGAAAAACGCAGGCAATTTAAAATAACGCCGTTCCGCAGGGTCGGGTAAATAAAAAGTTTCACATTCCGGCTGAACAGTGTTGCAAAAGATTCAAGGATGCCCCCTGGCAGGTCTTTATAATGTTCCTCGCCAAAAATGTATTCCAGGTTAGGATAACCCAGCACCATGCCCATTTTTAATTTTGTGATCCTGGAAAGATAGGCTACCAGCTTATAATATTCGTGGAAATTGGATATCATTACCGTCTGCCCCAATGAGCACAGTATATCTACTCGGTCCAGGAAATCCTTTTCATCTATGTCTTCTTTTTCGGTAGCATTCCGCTCTTTTAATGCCTGTAAAGTAAGTTCAGCTATGACCAGCACATTTTCTTTATCCAGGCCGGGCTCTTCCATGAATTGTTTTACACCATTTTTAAGCATATCCATATGCACGTTTACCAAAGGACGGAAGCGGCCACGGATCACCACAATGTTTTTTTTGTACAGGGCATCCATGGGAGGCAGGTTCTTTCCTTCAGGGCCAAACACGGCCACATCCGAAAAACCGAATTTTACCAGGCGAAGGCTCATTAAACGGTTATCCACATGAACAAACCCGGGACCTTCAAAACGGATCATATCAATCTGTATTCTGTCTGTGGACAGATCATCCATTAATGAGCGGATAAAGATCGCGGGATCAGAATAATAATTAAAGCAGGCATACATCAGGTTTACGCCCAGCACGCCCACAGCCTGCTGCTGCAGCGTGTTTTCATTATCGAGTAACTTCACATGGAGGATCACATCATTGTAAAGCCCGTTGGGCTCTAACTGGAAACGAACGCCCATCCACCCGTGCGCATCATTGGATTTCTGGTAGTTTAATGCCGCAATGGTATCGGAGAAGGCAAAGAATTTGGTAGTGGCACCGCGTTTGTCTGCCAGCCGTTCAATCAGCAGCCCGTATTCATGCTCCAGCATAGAAAGCAGGCGCATTTCACTTACATATCTTTTATCGGAAGAGACACCATAGATTGCATCAGAGTAAAACATGTCATATGCCGACATTGTTTTTGCGATAGTGCCGGACGCGCCACCGGCTTTAAAAAAATTCCCGGCTACATCCTGCCCTGCGCCTATTTCGGCAAAGGAGCCGTAGATGTCTTTATCAAGATTGATAAAAAGCGCTTTTTGTTTCGTGGCTAAAGTTTTATCGTGCACAATATCCATAGCGTCAATTAAAAGGAGTGTAGTGATAGGCAAAAATACTGAGTTTTATCAACACCGGGGAAAAAGGATAAATGTATTGCAGGCGGATCCCGGCGCATCAGCGCCTGTCCTTAATGAAAGGAGCTGCTATTGTTTGCCGGAGAAAACACCGGAAGGGCTAACAGGCAATGATCTGGCATTGAACCGGTAGTTCTGGAATCCATTCCGGTTATAAGCTCATGGAGCTTTCGGGCCTTTGCTTACCTGCCTGCCTGCTTTGTAAACTGCTGCAATATTCCGGGTATTGCTGATAGCTGTTGCAGGGTTTCCGTTTATAATTAACAGATCGGCTTTTTTGCCCGGAGTGATGGTGCCAAACTGTGCATTGATCTTTAATGCGTGTGCCGCGTTCTTTGTGGCCGCGGTAATAGCCTGCAACGGTGTTAAGCCTGCCTGTACCATTAAGGCCAGCTCCATATGTTCTGAAAAGCCCTGCACGCGTATAGGTTGAGCGCCGCTGTCTGTGCCCATTGCAATAAGTACACCGGCATCCTGCAGCTTTTTTAAATTTTTAAGGGCTGTTTCAAAGCCGTGCCGGTTTCTTGCATACAATGGGCTATTTTTTGCAGCAGCGCTGTAGCCGGGGGCCGTGATCATTTCATAGACACCGGGCTCTAAAGCTGCTTTGAAAAAAGGATCATTGATCCACTCCGGCATACCGGCATAGGCAAAAGAGAAAAGGTCCAGGGCCAGGGTGGGGATATAGATTACCTTTTTTTCCTTCATTTGTTTTACCAGGTTGTCATCAATCACACTGTCGCGGATACTGTGCGCAAGCATATCCACCCCGTCTGCCACCAGCCTGCGCGCATCGGCAAGGTAATAGACGTGCGCAGCAACCCTTAGCCCGTGCTTATGGGCTTCCCGGATAACAGCCCGGTAAACGGCTGTATCCATTTTTCTGCTGTGCCCCGCAAAATCATCTACCCATATCTTTACAACTGCCGGCCGCAACTGCGCGAGGCTGTCCATCTGGGCGGGTACCTGGTCTGCACGCTGCGGCTGGTAAAGATGCCCTGTGTTAAAACCGGGAGGCCCAAAGCCATATCCTGCCGAGAAAAGCCGGGCGCCGGGCAGCAGGTTATTTACAGAAGAGTCCCGCAGGCCGCTTTGAAAAAGCATCGGCAGATCAGTGCCCATTACCAGGATATTGGTAATGCCATAGTCTGCATACTTTTTTAGCTGGGACAGGATATTGTTTCTGGTATAATTTTCCGGTTTATTGGCGGTGCCTTTTAATGAGCCCACATGCACATGAGCGCTGGTCAGTGCCGGCATAACGGTTTTGCCGCTCATCGGTATCACCAGGGTATGCTGTGTATCCAGTTTGCGGCCGATTTCAGCAATACTGTCTGCACGGATGCGCACATCCATATGCATTAGAGGCGCCCCGCCATTGCCGTCAATAAGTAATACATCCTGGAGCAGGATAGAAGATGTCTGTGTTTTTTCCTTCCGGAAATTACAGCTGGCCAGTAACAGCGCGCAACAGGCAAGGAACAGGAGTCGTTTTAAAAGCAACATTGTCCGGAGGGTTTTGTAACTGCTAAGATCAGCAAAAAAAGCGGAAAGAAAAATAATAAACGACAGCTCATCAGGAGGAACCGGATGAGCTGTCTGAAAGAGACCGCCTTATGGCGGTTGGAGGTTATGCTTCAATATCGGTTGCTCCCCTAAAAATGATAGCTAAAACTGATCCGTAAATTGCGGGGTGGCTCCGTTTGATAATAATAAGCCGGCGTCATAATTGAATTATCTGTTAATGAAGCGGGGAGCGGGTAATAGGAACCGCTGTACAAATACCTGTTCAGTATATTAAACACGTTCAGCGTGATCCTGTATCTGTTTTTTGCATAGAACAGACCTCCATCCAGCTTGAAATAATCCGGCAGCTTGCCATTGGCACCAAACCAGTCTGTATGACGTTCCTTCAGCCAGGTAAAGCCCCCCGATATTCCCAGCCCCTGTAAGGCGCCTTTCTGTAATTCGTAGGAGAGCCAGGCATTGGTCGTATGTTTTGCATAACCGGGAACAATTTCCCCTACGGTATAAATGTCTTCCGCTCCCGGAGCCACTTTGGTAACCCTGCCATCAGTAAGTGCATAGTTAGCCATAACCGTAAAGCCAGGCAGCACAGTTCCCCTTACATCAAACTCAATGCCTTTAGCCACTTTTTCACCCAATACAATGCTGGTAGCAGGGTTGGATTGTGAATGCGGATCGGTAGTCAGCTCGTTTTGTTTCAGGATGCGGTAAACTGACAGGGTCGTATACCATTTGTCGTGAAACCAGTTTTTCTTGATGCCCAGTTCCATATTGTTTCCTGTAATCGGTTTTATTGCACCTCCGTTAGTCAATACCCCTGTTTGCGGTATGAAAGCCTGGTCATAGAGCGCATAAACCGAAGCTGTTTTGCCGATAGAATAACTTAATCCCACCCGGGGGGTAAAATGTTTTGCAGTAGAGTAAGGTACATCTACCCCATAAACCTGGCTCACATCCGTGTAACGGCCGGCCAGCGTTAATCTTAGTTTTTCTTTAAAGAAGGCGATTTCATCCTGAACATATATGCTGGAATACCGCTGCTTTTGTATGCCCCAGGCTGCTATGGCCCTTTCTTCAATAGGCTTGCTGCGGTCAAATTCCGGATAACCGTTCACCGGTACTCCGTAAGTAGGGTGGGTGGGGTCAAAGAGCGCGCCCAGGGTGTCCAGGTTATGCGATTGCCCCCAATCCGCATAATAACTCTTACTGGCGGCATCAATCCCCGCCAGCAGCCGGTGCCTGGCGTTGCCGGTATAAAACTCTCCGTTCAAAAATACCTGCCCCAATGCCATCGTGCTCTTGGCGTCCCAGATGCCGATGTTCCGGATCACACTTCCTGTAACAGAGTCCATATAGGAAGGCCATGAGCTCATACCTGTCTGTTGATAGTTAAAATAAGCTCCCTGGGCCGTAATTTTCCAGTTACGATCGAACGAATGCTCTAATGTCACATACCCGCTATGGTCGTTGATTGTGGTAGGCGGTAACCCGGGATTGGTAAATGTGAGATTCCGGGGATATGTGCCATATCCGTATTTGGAAAAGATATAATAGGAGCCCAATTCCGTCATCCTGGCAAACTGACCGTTATATTCCAGGGTCAGTTTTGTATGGTCATCTACCTGGTAAGAGATCACCGGGGCGATCACATAGCGGTTATTGTACTCATAATCGCGGTGTGAACCCCTGTTTTGCGCGGCAATATTGAAGCGATATAATAATTTCCGGTTCTTACTGAGCGCACCGTCAAGATCCAGGCTTCCCCTGTACAGATCAAAGCTGCCGAGTGTCAGGTTCACTTCACCTTTGGTAATGCCTGTAGGCTTTTTGGTTACCACATTATACAAGCCGCTTGGGTCGCCATTGGCCAGCATAAAGCCGGCAGGCCCTTTTACAAATTCGATCCTGTCTACAAAGCTCATATCTTCCGTAAGCGGTCCCCAATAGGAAGCCACAACGTTGAACCCGTTGCGGAAGGCCTGAATCTGGGATCCTCTTGCTGTAATGTTCGTATAAAGGTCGCCCCAATGCTCCAGGCGGGTAGCGCCGCTTACATTGCGTATTACCCCATCGCTCATGCTGATGACCTGCTGTGCGGCGAGCGCGCTTTGATCCACTACCTGTATATTTTGGGGCGTTTCCAGCAATGGGGTTTTTAAACGAAGGCTAACAGAAGCATGCTCCGTATTTCTATGTGAGCTGACCAATACTTCATCCAGTTGCTGTGCGGTTTCATTAATAACGAAATCGGCAATTACCGTATCACCGGCCTGAAGATTGACCTCCCGCTGCTGCACCCTGGTTCCTATAGCTGAAACGGACAAAGTCCAGAAGCCCGGTTGTACGGCTCTTATTTCATAAAGACCTTTTTCGTTGCTGATAACGGTATGCCGGGTACCTTCAAGCGTTATCGTTATGGCCGGGGCAGGTTGGCCGTCTGCTGTTGTAATTGTCCCCCTGATATGGCCTGTTTGGGCAAAAAGAATGACCGGAATAATAAATACGGATAACAGAAATGTCAGTTGTTTCATTTTTACAATGCTGCTTTTTTTTAATCGGCGCAAAACTAATCCTGTTATTGTCATTACATTTACGCAAAGCGGAAAAAATGAACCCCGGCATTTTATTACAATCCTGTTGCTGAAATCCGGTATGCAACTGCGGCCTGTAGGCTGGTTTCAAAGCGATGAGCAGGAGCATTCAGGGGTAATCTTACCACTGTAATTGAGAATCGGGCCTTTTTTAATTTAGCAGGGGATTAGTGATTGTTGTAAACAGCTTTTTGATGAGGAATAGCAAAGATCATAAAATATACGCGGGCTATATTGCGTAGGTTTATAGGAGCAG
This window encodes:
- a CDS encoding RagB/SusD family nutrient uptake outer membrane protein gives rise to the protein MIRYAEILLSYAEAKNEVSGPDATIYTALNNIRDRAGMPAIDPSVYNSKDKLRELIRNERRIELAGEGQWYFNIRRWGTAGSVMTSIKDLNNSLVQERIWDNKYTLMPYPQTAVDRNSNLKNAQASKGY
- a CDS encoding ArsR/SmtB family transcription factor yields the protein MEARRDVFQAIADPTRRAIIGLVAEQPLNVNTIAGKFRVTRQAVSLHVKILTECGLIVVKQQGRERYCEARLERLNEISEWVEQYKQFWESKLDALEQYLSGIQKTKKYAKRKK
- a CDS encoding amidohydrolase family protein, whose protein sequence is MLLLKRLLFLACCALLLASCNFRKEKTQTSSILLQDVLLIDGNGGAPLMHMDVRIRADSIAEIGRKLDTQHTLVIPMSGKTVMPALTSAHVHVGSLKGTANKPENYTRNNILSQLKKYADYGITNILVMGTDLPMLFQSGLRDSSVNNLLPGARLFSAGYGFGPPGFNTGHLYQPQRADQVPAQMDSLAQLRPAVVKIWVDDFAGHSRKMDTAVYRAVIREAHKHGLRVAAHVYYLADARRLVADGVDMLAHSIRDSVIDDNLVKQMKEKKVIYIPTLALDLFSFAYAGMPEWINDPFFKAALEPGVYEMITAPGYSAAAKNSPLYARNRHGFETALKNLKKLQDAGVLIAMGTDSGAQPIRVQGFSEHMELALMVQAGLTPLQAITAATKNAAHALKINAQFGTITPGKKADLLIINGNPATAISNTRNIAAVYKAGRQVSKGPKAP
- a CDS encoding DUF1697 domain-containing protein encodes the protein MEKNGYQKIQTILQAGNIISDAPEKHSSKLQKKLETALTKTFNYPASGLVITMQRLQTAVTRPIQAQNGTVHRIFPLSGMQKYYYPMLKQKMKLAARTLPFILL
- a CDS encoding TonB-dependent receptor — encoded protein: MKQLTFLLSVFIIPVILFAQTGHIRGTITTADGQPAPAITITLEGTRHTVISNEKGLYEIRAVQPGFWTLSVSAIGTRVQQREVNLQAGDTVIADFVINETAQQLDEVLVSSHRNTEHASVSLRLKTPLLETPQNIQVVDQSALAAQQVISMSDGVIRNVSGATRLEHWGDLYTNITARGSQIQAFRNGFNVVASYWGPLTEDMSFVDRIEFVKGPAGFMLANGDPSGLYNVVTKKPTGITKGEVNLTLGSFDLYRGSLDLDGALSKNRKLLYRFNIAAQNRGSHRDYEYNNRYVIAPVISYQVDDHTKLTLEYNGQFARMTELGSYYIFSKYGYGTYPRNLTFTNPGLPPTTINDHSGYVTLEHSFDRNWKITAQGAYFNYQQTGMSSWPSYMDSVTGSVIRNIGIWDAKSTMALGQVFLNGEFYTGNARHRLLAGIDAASKSYYADWGQSHNLDTLGALFDPTHPTYGVPVNGYPEFDRSKPIEERAIAAWGIQKQRYSSIYVQDEIAFFKEKLRLTLAGRYTDVSQVYGVDVPYSTAKHFTPRVGLSYSIGKTASVYALYDQAFIPQTGVLTNGGAIKPITGNNMELGIKKNWFHDKWYTTLSVYRILKQNELTTDPHSQSNPATSIVLGEKVAKGIEFDVRGTVLPGFTVMANYALTDGRVTKVAPGAEDIYTVGEIVPGYAKHTTNAWLSYELQKGALQGLGISGGFTWLKERHTDWFGANGKLPDYFKLDGGLFYAKNRYRITLNVFNILNRYLYSGSYYPLPASLTDNSIMTPAYYYQTEPPRNLRISFSYHF
- a CDS encoding alpha/beta fold hydrolase, whose product is MKQMTLFSVVLALTLAAYQRKRKTKAAGNTSTRSLNFKSGYSEVNGLKMYYEIYGQGKPLVLIHGGGSTIQTSFGRLIPFLAAHRQVIGVELQAHGRTGDRNTNLSFEQDAADVIKLLEHLKIPGADFLGFSNGGQTAIEIAIHYPEKVGKLILASAFYKRSAAAPQFWEGFDHATLSNMPQALQDGQLKANGNDTGALQNSFNKDVQRMKTFKGWTDDQMRSVKAATLVINSSEDVGSPESAVEMYRIIPHCELAVFPGGHGAYLGEVTFPDTDKRVQPAATRVIEDFLNKN
- a CDS encoding SRPBCC domain-containing protein — protein: MTTQKTPAAAAQMLIRKPAPEVFNAFVDPEITKNFWFTKGSDKLETGKKVTWEWEMYNVIWTVTATEMIKDEKIILDESPAPTMIEFNFRTVGDGATYVTVKQYGFTETGDALVEKIKGATGGWTTVLDGAKIFLEHQIHPNFVADKFPKEAGINIKD
- a CDS encoding helix-turn-helix transcriptional regulator; this encodes MQRKKTVSSMAMSISGNGSQWVDIGLEMDLFIPAVPLVIERTEKYSFPFGDAAVTQIGLPDIYIVYGDIIFKRSRLHFRAFDVPEMVELHFALSGGGTLYNAINNKKYSFAPLMQNMIYMPYLDGTGDYRSHENYRFFEVHFTKERFLSLAKDCGPVLQLFADDIAAGRYAQLAEENLPMSFAMHHCIQSMINCTYTGGLKLLFLQSKCIELLVLQAEAFEQSVHKRQSSVLKSAHDKECIYNARAYLLRHADAPPSLSELAKLSGTNEFKLKKGFRELFHNSVFGYLNDYRLSRARELLSSGSTIKQVAGDLGYSSVQHFSTAFKKKYGVTPGRLQE
- a CDS encoding SRPBCC family protein — protein: MQHEPIIIERTYNAPVQEVWEALTNAAALRRWFFDVPAFEARTGFEFEFLDKGKEGESYLHKCVVTEVEPFRKLAYSWRYEGFEGLSLVTYELQPDGNKTHIKLTHFGLETFPALKAFAKENFTEGWTALIGTLLKAYVEKARGKEQ
- a CDS encoding SRPBCC family protein, translated to MQNEKNDTAGRELRISRLLDAPVELVWEVWTDPGHIKNWWGPDGFTNTITKMELQPEGEWDLIMHGPDGTDYKNKSVFKEVVKHKKLVYEHISGPRFLATITFESRGNKTFIEWHMLFETKEVFIQTVKTFKADEGLKQNVERLNRYLQQKTDDPISITQELNAPVNKVWSAITSRAEMIQWYFEMIPAFEPIVGFETSFNVHTPDNKDYLHLWKVTEVIPQRRIVYNWKYKGSPGSSFVVWELTASDNKTILEFSHHGQSSFPKDNPDFARESCVKGWEYFISQRLKKFLEN
- a CDS encoding siderophore-interacting protein, yielding MPRIPKWLGDTMETVFSRMIIPVEVTGTEYLFPDLKRVIMEGDFTKARYAPGNVIEFRVTDTDFRHYTLSAFDREKGICEMLVYLHGRGVGSNWAATLKVGSRARLMGPGGKIKYKEAATRHFVFGDETSVGLMECITREAMKRGHTCYCLAELDPPHHSWTHRLGFQAVTVEKDYEPAARYAAESIAAMDAAFWQQWKDAAFYITGRAKSIQAVRRVLVQKGITLKNILTEPYWAEGKTGL